A portion of the Leptospira broomii serovar Hurstbridge str. 5399 genome contains these proteins:
- a CDS encoding DUF3089 domain-containing protein, translating into MKKLFPLIAILSIPSCLWLIRPPLSFQKTVPPAVPNYENLKSWAAIPGKDSQAFSIPVSPYKVYKFDSYGVDIFFIHPTTYFGRTWNASMDDESVNDRTDMESIRRQATVFNEVGRIFAPRYRQATIYSFLDAADGIKALDLAYSDVLKAFDTYLRLWNQGRPIIIASHSQGTRHAVRLLRERFSHKPLSEKLIVAYLIGGAVPLSDTNGIPACEEKFQTRCFVSWRSFSKNAKVPVLPNDSSGPYICVNPLSWDLKQEFRSAKENFGGVPLSFDRVDSEICGAVCEAGVLRVTEPNHTGYRQYWSDNYHVADYALFYFNIRRNVVERTLRFGMRKNNRKRFEF; encoded by the coding sequence ATGAAGAAATTATTTCCGCTGATCGCAATCCTCTCTATTCCGTCTTGTCTTTGGTTAATTCGCCCTCCTTTATCTTTTCAGAAAACCGTTCCTCCGGCTGTTCCGAATTACGAGAACTTAAAATCTTGGGCGGCGATTCCCGGAAAAGATAGTCAGGCATTTAGTATTCCGGTATCTCCCTATAAAGTTTATAAATTCGATTCCTATGGAGTCGATATCTTCTTTATTCATCCTACCACCTACTTCGGTCGTACTTGGAATGCATCGATGGATGACGAAAGCGTAAATGATAGAACCGATATGGAATCGATCCGAAGGCAGGCGACCGTGTTCAATGAGGTCGGCCGAATTTTTGCGCCAAGATATAGACAAGCTACTATATATTCGTTTCTAGATGCGGCGGACGGTATAAAGGCTCTTGATCTAGCTTATTCGGACGTCTTGAAAGCGTTCGATACTTATCTAAGATTGTGGAATCAAGGGCGACCTATCATAATCGCTTCCCACAGTCAAGGAACAAGGCATGCAGTTCGACTTCTAAGAGAAAGGTTTTCTCATAAACCTCTTTCGGAAAAACTTATAGTTGCATATTTAATCGGCGGAGCGGTTCCGCTTTCGGATACGAACGGGATTCCCGCTTGCGAAGAAAAATTCCAAACAAGATGCTTCGTTTCTTGGAGATCTTTTTCCAAGAATGCTAAAGTACCAGTGCTTCCAAACGATTCTTCCGGCCCGTACATTTGCGTGAATCCATTAAGTTGGGATCTAAAGCAGGAGTTTAGATCGGCAAAAGAGAATTTTGGAGGAGTTCCTCTCTCATTTGATCGAGTGGATTCGGAAATCTGCGGAGCCGTTTGTGAAGCCGGTGTTTTAAGAGTGACGGAACCGAACCATACCGGTTACAGGCAATATTGGAGCGACAACTATCATGTTGCGGATTACGCGCTTTTCTACTTTAATATCAGGCGAAACGTCGTTGAACGGACTTTGCGATTCGGAATGCGAAAAAATAACCGTAAGCGTTTCGAATTTTAG
- a CDS encoding LIC10906 family membrane protein gives MSIVASNHVVALNLCAALFFVVLGALILVPKPRKAVQILFGVMTLFMGLWFSSFILREIVPYSWLNVLLNLGLASSIPAPFLIYLISISYNAKVYRPNWKWLIPHLILVGFFLEESLRLNVLTLASNPGEQLRFTRTFVYSGILLHSLLLFLIAIFNFGRNAIRFRGKTRASSVLLLLGLLPPIVSVGWYIWIKPTHYGIFSGGQAAIGSIFGIFIWTVAIVNCNAFKLRTFSMYEPDLPHFVRITKPIYGFFYRLTDPMDYEVQDLARKRRLTMNLIAHDYRLGEAMDLPYRERVDILVKIFGKHLK, from the coding sequence ATGTCAATTGTTGCATCGAATCATGTCGTCGCATTGAATCTTTGCGCGGCTCTTTTTTTTGTAGTCTTAGGAGCGTTAATACTCGTTCCTAAGCCGAGGAAAGCCGTGCAGATTCTGTTTGGCGTCATGACTTTATTTATGGGGCTTTGGTTTTCCTCTTTTATACTTAGGGAGATTGTCCCCTATTCTTGGCTGAATGTCTTATTAAATTTGGGTCTGGCATCGAGTATACCCGCTCCTTTTCTTATCTATTTAATATCAATATCGTACAATGCGAAAGTCTACCGTCCAAATTGGAAATGGCTGATTCCTCACCTAATCCTTGTCGGTTTCTTTTTGGAAGAAAGCCTAAGATTGAACGTATTGACCCTCGCTTCTAACCCCGGGGAGCAGCTTAGATTTACGAGGACGTTCGTTTATTCCGGAATTCTTTTGCATTCTCTGTTACTTTTCCTGATCGCAATTTTTAATTTTGGAAGGAATGCGATTCGCTTTAGGGGAAAAACGAGAGCGAGTTCGGTTTTGTTGCTGTTAGGACTTTTGCCTCCCATCGTTTCTGTAGGATGGTATATTTGGATTAAGCCGACTCATTACGGGATTTTTTCCGGCGGGCAGGCTGCGATAGGTTCCATTTTCGGTATTTTTATCTGGACTGTAGCGATCGTAAACTGTAATGCATTTAAGCTCAGGACCTTCTCGATGTATGAGCCTGATCTTCCGCATTTCGTGAGGATTACAAAACCGATTTACGGATTCTTTTATCGTCTGACTGATCCTATGGATTATGAAGTTCAAGATTTAGCCAGGAAGAGACGCTTGACCATGAATTTAATCGCGCACGATTATCGGCTGGGTGAGGCTATGGATCTACCTTATAGGGAAAGGGTCGATATCTTAGTTAAAATATTCGGGAAGCATTTAAAATAG
- a CDS encoding LBL_2463 family protein, whose amino-acid sequence MFVAEETEQETSPVGVSVYWKNDSFECWKVAGFSQGPLIHRIKDFVRKANEDVGNEDSEWRAFDLDPWSIWFIITKGEEILSVMRIVEKRPNNLIPLEIGVILGDLPKRYAVLDRNVADWNSVAFLRTPRGTYAAFLNFGCVADYCIKRNYSRVFGMYSPFRRGIERVYLAAGAIHSVDYPGPIYFPDFRCNGELVLFKTIEIPKKSLLEIAAFITLNKAQACQLLHRIMSSH is encoded by the coding sequence ATGTTTGTAGCAGAAGAAACAGAACAAGAAACCTCGCCGGTAGGCGTGTCCGTTTATTGGAAGAATGATTCGTTCGAATGCTGGAAAGTGGCGGGCTTTTCACAGGGGCCTCTCATCCATCGAATAAAGGACTTTGTTAGAAAAGCGAACGAGGATGTGGGTAATGAGGATTCGGAATGGAGAGCTTTCGATTTGGATCCTTGGTCGATTTGGTTTATTATCACCAAGGGAGAAGAAATTTTATCGGTAATGCGGATCGTGGAAAAAAGACCGAATAATTTAATTCCTTTGGAAATCGGAGTGATCTTAGGGGATTTACCGAAACGATATGCCGTCCTGGATCGGAATGTCGCGGATTGGAATTCTGTCGCTTTCTTAAGGACTCCGCGAGGGACATATGCAGCTTTTCTTAATTTCGGATGTGTCGCTGATTATTGTATTAAGCGAAATTACTCGCGAGTCTTTGGGATGTACAGCCCCTTTCGTCGGGGAATAGAACGTGTTTATTTAGCTGCCGGCGCCATTCATAGCGTGGATTATCCAGGACCTATTTATTTTCCTGACTTCCGTTGCAATGGGGAATTGGTACTTTTTAAAACAATCGAGATTCCCAAAAAAAGTTTGCTTGAAATTGCTGCGTTTATTACTTTAAATAAGGCGCAAGCATGTCAATTGTTGCATCGAATCATGTCGTCGCATTGA